In Megachile rotundata isolate GNS110a chromosome 10, iyMegRotu1, whole genome shotgun sequence, the sequence ttgggaatttcagaaattttaaacttggtaaaatggaaatttagaaatttagtaattgagagaatttgtaaatctaaaaatttgaaaatttaagaattcaaaaattctcataccttcaaatcctcaaatccaaaaatctattAATCTATAACCAACTACTTCAATTACCCCTCAATTCACCTTAACATCAACCCACCTCAATATCGCCATTTCGCTACAACGTTCACCAAATACCCCGCTACTCACTCCGACGCATACTACAATAATCCATCGAAGCAAACAATTCTCGTTAAGCAATGAACGCGTTTGCAACACGAGCAAACGCATTAAACTCTCCAAATTGATTGGCTGTTCTTGGTGGCTCTTAAAAGGTTTTTCCCCGTCGGGTAAAAAAGTCCGGGAGCAAGCGAGAAAATGGATGTTCCGTGCTTTTTTGACACAAGCTATTGCATCCGTCGCTTTCTGAAGACCAATTAAGCCACGATACAGCTCGAAGGGCTGAAATATTCCGTCTTCGTTTTCGATCTCTTTATTCGAACGAGGCGACGTTAAGAAGCCAACTACATTTCCGTCTGTGCACGTTCTCTTCCCGGTTCCTCCCAATTTTTCACCCCTCATCCGCCCTCTATTCtctcctgtctctgtttccctCGATGAGTGTTCAGGGTGCGGGATCCCTTCGTTCGGGTACCACAGATGCCGTTCGCCCTACTAGATTACTGGGCAGTGGTTCTCAAATAATACTGCGttgtattatttttagtatGATGCATTGTGTGAGGTAGATGGATTTTATTATATAGTGGAGGTACTTTATAATACAGGtgctatataatataatatgtactGTATAATGTAGTATAAGTACTCCGTAGTATATCATGTGTACTTCATAATGTAGTATATGTGCTGTATAATATGATACAAGTACTGTGTGATGTGGTATATGTACTTTATTATATAGTACATGTGCTGTATAATATGATACAAGTACTGTATGATGCGGTATATGTACTTTATAATATAGCACATGTGCTGCATAATATAGTGCAAGTACTGTATCATATGGTATATGCACTTGATAATATACTATATGTGCTGTATAATGTAATACAAGTACTGTATGATGTGGTATATGCACTTTATAATATAGCATATGTGCTATATAATGTAGTATAAGTACACTATAAGATAGTACATGCActgtataatttaatacaaacaCAGTACAAAATGGTGCAAACACTACAATGCAGTATAAGCACtgtataatatagtatagtattaGTATAAACACTAtactacattattatatttttgttaatcaaGTTTTATTATAATAGACCTTGTTAGTTGACCAAcatataaatacagtaataacTTGATGAATGgacaaatgtaataaattatgtataGGTATTTTCAtacctatatgtataatatatggaATGCATGCTATATTGTGTAGTATAATGTATGTGTACTGTATGTGTACTGTATCTGTACCATATGTGTATTGTATGTGTACTGTATGTGTACTATATGTGTACTGTATGTGTACTGTATGTGTACTGTATGTGTACTGTATGTGTACTGTATCTGTACCATATGTGTACTGTATGTGTACCATATATGTACTGTATCTTTACCATATGTGTACTGTATACATACTGTATCTGTACCATATGTGTACCATATATGTACTGTATCTTTACCATATGTGTACTGTATGCATACTGTATCTGTACCATATGTGTACCATATATGTACTGTATCTGTACCGTATGTGTACTATATGTGAACTACACGTATACTCTGTATTCTTATCCATGACATggagtctcgatatatggccctAGACGGGACTACACTGATGAATGAAGTTATTGAATCGATAAGTGGAATGTACTTTATACAGTACTCGACTGTTAAATCTCCTCTTCATCCCTAGTGATGTAATccctgaattttttattttcagattCCATTATTCATTATGCAATTCAGAACCGTTCATTCATGAAATTAAAAACCTTGACAAATGACTATTTATCttaatcatttgaaaatttcatcaaattttgaaaatttgcaaacttctcaACATCCCatataaatttctagatttgaaataaaaattcttttttattaactaaaaattttcaaaattctaaaattcacaactttgtaaaatgaattattgcaattgaattattgaaaattgtcaagttccaaaattttgatatttccaaGTCCAAAACCTGGAAAATTAGACACTCGTTAAGCTTGAAGATCGATAATACATAAATGGATGAATTAATACGGTTGATAATTACTGGTCAGTGAAGCAAAGATATTCTCTGATTTCCTGTCCCATAAACAAAGTACATAGTAATGCGTAGGGGTCCTGAGAACCCCTAACTCGAGTAAAGCAACCCTCCGTTTTTGGAGACCTTCCTTTATTCATCCCCTAATGTAGGGCCAAGCAGTGCGCGTAGATTCTCCTCCGCTGGTTATGGTATATAGGGTAGTGTATTTATCGTGAAAGTTGTACATGAGCGATATGTACGTTTATACAAAAGGATCCGGGGATTTGTAGATGCAGGATTCTCGCTAGTGTACATACATTATACGCGGCCATGTGCGATGCATTTATTGCGCGAGGGTTTGCGCGTGGCATACAAATACCCAGTGGCACACGAGTACTCGTATTTTCGTGGTTGCAAATGTTGTGCTGCATGGTGTACAAACTGGGTCAACCATCGCATGGGAATCTTCGAGATACTCTGCTCAAAATTTttctttgccttttttccaccTTCTCGGGGACAATTATCGactgcaaattttgtaaattagtgAACTAGGCACAGAttggtaattttacaattacagGTAACATTGCAGATTCTATCAGAATTTAACAGAAAATCGTGAATTTCAGTAAATTCTTAATTAGAAATTGTGAACTTTGAAAATAAgattgtgaaatatttaattaaaagtattaatttgagaattcaagctGAAACATTGTGGTttctagaaataaaaataaaattgtaaatttgagaattcaaacaGGAACATTGTGGTTtctagaaataataaaattgtaaattttagaattcaagctaaaattttgaataaaaaatgaaattacaaattgtaGAATCAAAAACAAAATCAGAATTAAAATTAACGTTTTATTAaacccaaaaataaaattaatttatttccgtTCCGGTTTATATTTTCGCACTCAAACACCCCCGaggacaaaatatttttaaaattgtatcaaacatttggaatatgaatttataattgaagtgaattttaaaatatacaataaaaaagaaaaatgaatgctttgtataatatttaaatgaattgGATGTAAAGATGCAGGGGTAGTTTTGATCCACGTGGCCCAAGCAGAAATTCGTGTTCGTGAAGGATAACGCTTATCCGTCATTCTTTTTgacgatttataataatgtcgTGTAGATCACCGGCTCTCGTGTTTCTTTTTTCGTTTAAAGGTCGTAAACTGACCCCTCGCGTGGCCTGTTTCATTAGGCGCGATACGGGCTTTCAGCTTTTCGTTTCTTGACACGCGAATAGATATACGATGATTTTGTTTTTCTTGACTTTCGATCCAAGGGTTGTTTTCTGGAATGCAGATTTTAAATCAAAATAATGCATTATTCATTCTTTTAACGTGTTGATTAATCAGTAACAGTATCGATAaacttttatttacataatataaattattataaactatTATCGATGAAGGTTCTCCTTGAACCTTTATAAGTgataatttctcaattaaattctgaaagccacaaaaataaatttattgaatttttgaagGGTAAATAGGACGCTGAAttatgtttaatataaaatatttatacttacatttttcttatataaaaaattgctaaaccttttaattttctttttaatttatatcttcattatataAGAACTcgttaatattatcaaaaaaaattattaatttgattaattcaaataactgatgaaaattaaaaatattgttatattaaataatacttgaaagaaaaattcgaaattttgtttCCTACAGAAGATTTAACTGAAAGCAATCAAATCATGATATACTAAAATCCTTTCTAATTATAtcttatttcttatattttatttatgaacttaTTGGCTACactttattcataaatttagtTACTAAACTTTACTTAATAATACTTAGtcgatcattattttaaaataacaaattacccttacaaacaaattataaactttctttaaattttactgCGAACCGCAAAGGCGATTTTTTATCTGCAAGTACATAAAATGTCAATAACTAAAAAATCGCCTcttcgataaataaaaaaattaacgaGAATCATACATAGACATCGAAGGGTCAGCCCTCGAAAGTTTACAGGCGATAACGTTTCGATGGAATTTCGAAAACGCCGGAAAATGGCGTCACGACGTTTCGAAGTTCGCGAcaacgagcataattcgcgaGTCCTTGAAGCCTAAGTCTAACCGGCTGCTCCCCGACAATCTTATCCGTTCGACGAGATAGCACACCGCTAATCTGCCGCGGACTTTACACCGTTAAAGCTGGTATGTTCAACCAGCTTCTTCCAGGATCGCAAGTCGCGAAACCCACGAGTCTTCGTTTCGAAGAAATTTCGTAGCTCGACGACGATCTTGCGCCATAACATTCGGTTGCATAATTCATGGCCGAACTAACCGATTTCGAAAAATTCCCTTTTaccaacaaattttaattaccttctttcgtacaaaaaatattcttaTTCTTTAAGGTAAAAATTCTAGTATGAcagaaatttctataattttttttagacagtctaataatcattttttgtattacagaaatttttgtgattatttttgaaatacaaGAATATTTAGTGTAagtattttttgtataatagaaattttaataattgctgTTTGATTAATAGAAACTTTAATAATCATTTTTGGGgttaaagaaattataaaaagtttTTTTGAATTAACAGAAAttctgataatttaaaaaaattaattttttaatgtttttggaaagaaaattgtaatcattattttttgaataatagaaatttcaatAACTTTTTTTTCAAATACAAATAGGTCTAATTGTTTTTTTTGTaacagtaattttaataattatttgttgaataaCAGAAAGTCTAATAATTGTTTTAcacataacaaaaattttagtaattatttttttagtacaaaaaatgtgtaataattttttacataatagaaattttagtcattatttttttagtacaaaaaatgtgtaataataattttttgcataatagaaattttagtcattattttgttagtacaaaatatgtgtaataataattttttgcatgatagaaattttaataattattttttcaatacaagaaaagtataataataatttttcacatagtagaaattttaataactatTTTTGAAGTCAGAAATTTTAAGAAGAAACCCATTATTTTTGCGGTAAAGAAAATTATCCTTATGTTgaaagaaatttgaataatcaccgtaaattttatttttgatatcaAATAAATTCTGACAATTATTTCAGCAAAAAGAAATTCAACTTTAATACTAAAAAACAGCGCGCCAAAATTccgtaaaaaaaattataatcgtTTCAATTCTCACAGTTACAAATTACCTCTCCGCGAATCGTACGATTTTATCACGGAAAATCATGCGAAATACTTATAAATATGATATTGTACGTCACTGATAGATAATTCGATAAAAGACAAGAATTGAAACGATAATATTCGCGTTCGCGTTTAAGGAGAAATATTACAGTGAATTATATTCGAAGAGCAAGAGACATATTCGCAAGAAAAGATTTctcgtttatttaaaatatttctgacGGAATTACGCTCGATAATCTTTCAACGCTATATCGTACGCGTTGTTATTTCTTGGCTCGATAGCGTATTATAACACGCGGAGACGCTGTTGTCGAGCTGTTTCTCGCAGTTTGCGATCTCGCCGGCAGGCGTCGCGGCGCTCAAGTCCCCTTTCGAAAATAACACACGGCCGGTTGACGTCATGTTGTCATGACTGCCGAGCGTCGGCACCGACGTCGCCTCGATGTCGTTCTTACGGTGCCTGAACAACGCAGAATATTCACACCAATAATGATCGCCTGTTCGATGCAGTCACAACtttacaacaaaataaaatttcaccatGAATCATAACAACGACCGTTGTTTTTTTCCTTGAGATAATATTTCATGTTCTCTTTAATCGCCGTGtttatatactttttttttttaattcttttcttttgttcAACTTTGTTTATTCTCTTCGCTAACCAAGATGGCGCTCGACACTCATTTTGCACAATGCAATTctcaacttttattttatttgccgTAGAAGATGGCGCTCGAGTATACTCATATTGATCAGAGAACTGATTTTGATCGAATTGAACCAGTAACGATGCAATAAATCactttattgcaattttatgtgtTAAAATTACGTAGTTGCAATTTTAGAAAGTCATGATCGTTCCAAAAGttcataattacaaaataacacaattacaaaattgcaaaattactaaattactaaattaaagaatttttaaatcttcacacTTTTGCAGGTTCAAAAATTCTTTTACCTTAAAGTTCCACATTTTTGtagtttgcaaaattaaaattttaattgcaaaatttcaatgtcCAAGAATTccgtaattcaaaaattttccaaattctttgctatcaaagttcaaaatccaaaagtccTACACTTGTGAagttcaaaacttcaaaaattctagAGTTGAAATtctaaactctaaaatttcagaatttcaacattccaaactgccaaactcaaaaatttccaagattccaaattaccattaaaaagttccaaattacTATAAACCCAACATTCATAAATTCCAAActgtcaaacttcaaaatttccatagtcttaaaatcccaaaaattgcaaaaaatattccaaaattgtaaagttctaaaatctcaaaattccaaaattgtaaaattccaaaattgtaaagttccaaaatctcaaaattccaaaattgtgaaattccaaaatctcaaaattacaaaattgtgaaattccaaaatctcataattacaaaattgtgaaattccaaaatctcaaaattacaaaattgtgaaattccaaaatctcaaaattacacaattgtgaaattccaaaattgtaaagttccaaaatctcaaaattccaaaattataaaattccaaaatccgaaaattccaaaattgtaaagttctaaaatctgaaaattcccaaattgtaaaGTTCCAAGatgtcaaaattctaaaatatcaaaatccaaaaatctgaaaattccaaaatctcaaaatcccaatatctcagAATtgcaaaatctgaaaattccaaaatccaaaaatcccacaACTATAAAACACTAAAATAGCAAAATCCCGTTCCcgaatcctaaatccccacattccaaaATAGTACCTAACTTATTTCAAAACCACTGATGCCCCCACCTCGACTCATGCAAGCATTATATTCTACGTGCAATATTTTCGAACACCTAACGTTCTTCCGCTCATCGTTGAATGTGATTATTTTGTAGAATTCGAGTGTAAAAATGAAGTTGGAGTATTCGATGTCAGAAAACAACCGTTCCAACATATTCGCGTATGCCTAGCATACACGCATATAGCTTAAGAATGTACGACGCCATACATTGGCTGGTTTTATCTACGGGGCTCCAACTGGCTCGAGCAGGGCTTCGTGTGTGTTCGTTCCTTGGCTGACTAGATAGCTTTGACTCGTGTAGCAAACATTACCTCATCGTCAGGCATAGCCGGATCCACCACAAACCTTCTCTACTTCTGATTCTCCTCTCGTGTTTTCTCTGTTCGCTACTAACGAATCACACTTCGATtcagataaaattatttgtacagTTTGGTGGCAAAATCGCTTGTAGCCATTATCGTTTCAGGAAGCGAATTAACCCCTCGATGCAAAAATTTCTTGGTCTTTatacggttaggttaggcttATTCTTATGGAGTTGTCGATAGAGGACACTATTCACTTCACAGTAACAATTCATTAACATTGTCCTTAACTTTctggtattttaatattatttgtgcAGACAGACAAATTTTTTCTCTCCTTGTGTATTGTGATTTGTAAAAGTGActtgttatttataatttacctTGATAGATTATTTGAAGCCCAAGTTCTGAACATAATTGACTAAAGAGtcaatgtaaatattttgaagGTTATGTAATTTACatgcatataatataaataatatatgcagcaaattatgtaatataaataatgtagtgATACATGATATAAgtgatatatatataaatgtatacatgatataagtgatatacatatatagaaatgtatacatgatataaataatatatataattcatGTAAACTTTTTGTTGAAAGcaaggttaataaaaattattgtatatcTTTTAATTTATATGGTAGTTGTCTGTTCGTTgtaagcaaaatttttaattgtagagTGACGTGAAAAGCTGATAGTGTACCCAGTTTAGATGAGCTTCACGCTGTGAACATTATCTTATTGCGAGCACAACCGTCATGAATCTTTTCTAGTTCTAGTACTTCTCTCACGTTTATTCCATTGACCCACATTCCGGGTTGTAAACTTCAATTTTAGACGGATTTGTTTATAAAAtctatttttagatatttatatttatagtttacttaaataaaatatttgctgaCTTCTTTAAAAAGGGATTATCGTCGGACAAAAAATGTGTATTCAAAATACactgataattttgatattagGAAACGGATACTATTTTGGACACGCTTTTATCTTGTTAACCTCGAAATAAATCCTTCTGCGAATTGATTGCGGAATTCTCCGCCAGATGGCGAATCTGTTGAAGAAATACTCGCTCGAAGCACTCGTTCAAAAAATTAATCAGATCCGAAATATTAAAGAAACAGTACCAACATAAGTCTCGAGTATGTAAATTCTTTTTCGCACACAAAACTTTCAAAGtcattaatttaaaagttttaaacttcaaaatgtACAATGTGGTAATTAAATGAACTTTGAAATTCTTATTCTGGAGATATCAAAATTAAGCTCTCTTAattgtagaaatataaaaattaagcaCCCTTAATTGCAGAAATATCAAACTTTCGAAAATTCAATCTCGAGAAGacttgataatttacaaaaatagattaacaaatttttgcatatagaaatttagtaatagtCAATTAAACacgtgtaaattttcaaatcttccgcCATTTTCAGAGGAAAGATGTTGCATAGTAAACCATCGTAGCAATTTCTAAATCGTTAGGTGTAAAAGAATGTGTGGCTGTGTAAGCAGAGTGAACATTAACCCCGAGAGATTTTGCGCGAGAAAAGGAGGGATGGGCACGCTTCTTGACTTTGATTTATGGGCAATTAAGAGTCGTGGATTTCTGCCACACACAGCTAATCCGTTACGCGGTAAACCCCTCGCAGCAACCACCGGTGGCCGTCTCGATTCAACAAGTGCCCGGGCTATGTTTCGTAAACACCGCTCATAAGGTCATTCCGTGAATTCTCGTGCACGTTTACTGAAATCGTCTCACGCACCTTGATAGTGTGGGCCGTagccattttcaaatattagtcTTAGGGAGATGGATTCCGTTGGCATTCTGGGTTACGCGGTTGATAAAGCAGATATCTGCGATCAAAGCCTGATTTAAACCACGCAATATTTTTTATCAGAATCTCAAGCATGGAGCTTAACCTATTCACTACAGGCGATGATAGATATTTTACACctgaatttttttgaaaagaAAGTTAACTTCAAGcatattaaatgtatatttatttcaattttatatttagtacatgtttatttgaaatttatacacATCTTTAGTTCAAAGATAATTCGATATAAATGTATTACTTACGAAAATTCTACTTACGAACTTAAAAAAGAACAAGTTACTTCATACTTGGCATTACAGATGTTCAGTTGAATAAACTGTAATGCCAAGACTTAATAGATAAAAGTACGtatgttcaatatttaattGCATTGAAAATAGCAATTGATTATAATGAacatagtaattaaaaatttcagtatacTTGTTAGAACTTACACATCAAACGGCCATCTTAAAGATAGTGGcgggaattttaaaaatgcgaCCTCTGCTTTAGCGCTTGGACGTAAACTTTATAAATATTGCAACCTTGAATAAGGGGTATCGAGAAAGCCCCGATCAATGAAGAAGTACTTTCTgaagaaaatcgcattttcacTGTGATGGAAGGCGAAATCAAGCTGGTGGAATCGTCATTGTTTTCCCCGCGATTCTGCGAATCGTCTGTGAGAGCTCCGGGACTGGTCGACCCTGCTGGAAGTAGAAGTTTCGCGAGCTAGTGGTATTCCAAGTAGGCCGCCACAGCGGATGTGCACTGTCGAGATTGAGTCGTTGCTGCCTCCGCAGTTACTGCTAGAAATCTGTAAATCGTTTCTAAGAAAGTCTATCTTCGTCGAACTTATCTCGGGATATTTGTAATTACCGAAATCGAAATATAAATCTATGTTAAACATTGAGACAACGGCAAATCGGTTTGTTTGCCACAGTGGGTATCACGAGTGCACGGTATCGTCTCCGATGGCATTGCTCGTTTCCTCGGAACTTTTTTCCCCCCCTTCGACTTTGAGCAACGTAACGCATCGATTATCTGTTAAATGACGTTAACGCCATCGTGCATCCCCTACCCGTACCTCAACGCCTTCCCTCCATTTCTGTTTttgcttcattttttttttttttttgtaccaAATCAAACGTCATGTGCAGACCACGTGGATTCGGCGGAACGACGAACATGTCGCTGGTGACATCTCTCGGTCGTTTGATGAACGATGATCAGTGGTTCTCGATCGAATTCCATTTGGAATTTCATGTAACAACTTCTTTCTCTTGCCGCCTTTTATAGGAGGCTCGAGCAAAAGTTGAAGAAAGAACTATTCACTTTCACTCGCCGGTTGAATCATACGTAGATCGGAGTACGGTTTAATTGCGTTTTGATCTAATCGTTCGATATCTATTTAGTTTGAATTGCTGGTAGGAATTGGTTATTTGTGCGCATCTTAGAACGCAGgggaagaagaaaaaggaaaacaaaGGCGGAGAGAAAGATAAAATGGAGAGGAGTATTTCACAAGGGGCCCGCATGCTTGCTGATTGAACCCATGAGTAACAACACTCCTCTGTTCCCCTCGTCATTTGTGCCCCCCTTCTCGGCCATGCACACTCGATCATCCATTCCAACGATGACTTCTTCCAGGCCAGGGTAGGGAGAtgcgtgacgtcattctccAACGTCTGTCAGCGAGCCGACCCTCTGAGTCATGCCGTTTTGCCTACTCTCTTGCTTGTAACAGAGTATTGAGACTCGACAAGGTCTTTTCTGGCCATGTTGCTAAACCGTCACCCAAGAAAAATTCCTTTACTTTACTATCCATTCTGCattgtttctaaaatttcttactTCACAATTGGaatgcaaatatttttcatacccTCTATTCATTTCGCTATCTAAGATAAGCCCACCTTTTATGGCCTAACCTGGCGATTTCAAATGTATCTATTTCTTACCATTAGTTCATTAGTCACCCATAGGTATACCATTATTTGTAGCACGAAGAAAAAGACCAAAATAGCgcattagttatattttgatcCGAGCTAATAAGACTATGCTGGATAAACCTCAGTTCTAAACCGTGACGCTACCCTAACTATAACTTTTAAAAAGGGCCCTTCTTCGTTCTTAAAAGTTATGGTAACTCATGAACATAAAACATTAATGAAGATATTACTTGACAGTAAAATGCAGAGAAACTAACATGTTGCTTGTTTGATTTGCAGAGTTGTGCAATGATGGGTCTGCAGGCCACGGCAGGAAAACGTAAACTGGAGGGAGGTGTGGGCTGCATGGAGTTCGACATGGACATGGGCGAGAGCCCATCGAAGTTAGGTCGGGTGGAGGGTAGCTGGTGGGCGATGGAGGACAGTTATACGCCCCCGCTAAGTCAAACGCCGGCATCTTATTACGATATGGAAGTAAATTCGCCCTGCCTGCAGACAAATCCTTGTCAGCCGACATCGGCGAGTTctcaacagcagcaacagcagcagcagcagcaacaacaacaacagcaacatcaGGCgtcgcagcagcagcagcagcagcagcagcagcaacagcagcagcaacagcaatcGTCGACGCCGACGTCAGCGCCACCGGCGTCCACGGTGGCGCACTTGCATCATCATCCGCAACATTATTACCATCATCAACGCGGACCGAGCAGTCCTGTCGGTAACAACGGTTACAGCCAACTGTCGAGGCCTCAACCGCAATGGGGAGCACCTCATCATTACGAGCCGCCGACGATACGGCGAGAAGAGAACGGAAAGAGTTATCTGGAGCTTGGCTCGAGTTACCGGGCGAACGAGAGGTGCTGCGAAGGCTCAAGGTCGAGCTGGTGTCGACGAGGTAGAGCCTGTTACAGACAAAGGCGACTCGCAGTCCTGAACATCTCGATGTGCAAGCTGGCGAGGTATCGCCAGTTTCCGGATCCCAGCCTTCATCGATCGGTCCTGATCTGCAATACACTGAGGCACCTGGAACGCGAAATGGAGAGAGACAGAAGTCCACCGCCCATGGAGCCGGTTATACCGGCCCCGATTGCTCAGCTTCAACCTCCTGAGCAGGGTAGGTTAACTCCTTTCCCGATGCCACCAACCTCCTCGAACGAGACCGACGCTGACTCCGGCATCGGTGACAGCGACGACAGTCGCTCGATCAACTGGGGGAGCGTGTTGTCTCTCTCGAGTCAATCGCCTTTGGACCCGCTGAACAACAACGAGTTACTAGACGTAGATATCGGTCCGGACCTAGATCTGGACTTCATGCCTGGGTGGAAGTTGACGCCCCTGTCCGCGGACGACATTCTGAGGAGTACGACGGCGCAGGAGCAACAACACCAGCAGCACCAACAGCATCATCAAcatcaacagcaacagcaacaccTAACCTCGGCCAGCGGTAGCTGCGCAAGCAGCAACGTGGGCGGTGTCTGCGTCAGCACTGGCAGCACCAGTAGTACGCACGAGTCGTTAATGTGTGTTGGATCATAGCCCCCGATTTTGACATCGTTGAGTCATCTCATCGATTTTTA encodes:
- the tara gene encoding SERTA domain-containing protein 2 taranis isoform X1, whose product is MWCDVGQSCAMMGLQATAGKRKLEGGVGCMEFDMDMGESPSKLGRVEGSWWAMEDSYTPPLSQTPASYYDMEVNSPCLQTNPCQPTSASSQQQQQQQQQQQQQQQHQASQQQQQQQQQQQQQQQQSSTPTSAPPASTVAHLHHHPQHYYHHQRGPSSPVGNNGYSQLSRPQPQWGAPHHYEPPTIRREENGKSYLELGSSYRANERCCEGSRSSWCRRGRACYRQRRLAVLNISMCKLARYRQFPDPSLHRSVLICNTLRHLEREMERDRSPPPMEPVIPAPIAQLQPPEQGRLTPFPMPPTSSNETDADSGIGDSDDSRSINWGSVLSLSSQSPLDPLNNNELLDVDIGPDLDLDFMPGWKLTPLSADDILRSTTAQEQQHQQHQQHHQHQQQQQHLTSASGSCASSNVGGVCVSTGSTSSTHESLMCVGS
- the tara gene encoding SERTA domain-containing protein 2 taranis isoform X2 gives rise to the protein MSCAMMGLQATAGKRKLEGGVGCMEFDMDMGESPSKLGRVEGSWWAMEDSYTPPLSQTPASYYDMEVNSPCLQTNPCQPTSASSQQQQQQQQQQQQQQQHQASQQQQQQQQQQQQQQQQSSTPTSAPPASTVAHLHHHPQHYYHHQRGPSSPVGNNGYSQLSRPQPQWGAPHHYEPPTIRREENGKSYLELGSSYRANERCCEGSRSSWCRRGRACYRQRRLAVLNISMCKLARYRQFPDPSLHRSVLICNTLRHLEREMERDRSPPPMEPVIPAPIAQLQPPEQGRLTPFPMPPTSSNETDADSGIGDSDDSRSINWGSVLSLSSQSPLDPLNNNELLDVDIGPDLDLDFMPGWKLTPLSADDILRSTTAQEQQHQQHQQHHQHQQQQQHLTSASGSCASSNVGGVCVSTGSTSSTHESLMCVGS
- the tara gene encoding SERTA domain-containing protein 2 taranis isoform X3; protein product: MMGLQATAGKRKLEGGVGCMEFDMDMGESPSKLGRVEGSWWAMEDSYTPPLSQTPASYYDMEVNSPCLQTNPCQPTSASSQQQQQQQQQQQQQQQHQASQQQQQQQQQQQQQQQQSSTPTSAPPASTVAHLHHHPQHYYHHQRGPSSPVGNNGYSQLSRPQPQWGAPHHYEPPTIRREENGKSYLELGSSYRANERCCEGSRSSWCRRGRACYRQRRLAVLNISMCKLARYRQFPDPSLHRSVLICNTLRHLEREMERDRSPPPMEPVIPAPIAQLQPPEQGRLTPFPMPPTSSNETDADSGIGDSDDSRSINWGSVLSLSSQSPLDPLNNNELLDVDIGPDLDLDFMPGWKLTPLSADDILRSTTAQEQQHQQHQQHHQHQQQQQHLTSASGSCASSNVGGVCVSTGSTSSTHESLMCVGS